The segment TCGGGATTGTTGTTCTTCTGCGGAGCGATGATCTCATCTTCCGTTATCATAACGCTGAGGTTCAGGTTCCGGTTCGTTTCCCTGACGAACACGGTCTGGATATGGGTACAGAGTTTCCGGTCACTTTCCTGAAAATCGTTGATGATCTCAACGGTCAATTCTGGTTCCTTTTCCAGTTGGCTGGCGATCTTATCGCTCCAGGCACCGGGTGACAAAATGTGTGCGCTGTTATATCCAATCCTGTCGACCATCCCGTTAGGATTTCCCACTTTCGATATTCCAAAGAAGGTATCCCACTCATTTCCTGCTTCCGTTCTGAAATCAGCCGTATAATTCCCACCCATGGGCGTGGCAAAAAAACCGGCATGAATCGAGATCACGACCAGCCGGTCACCCGATGCAGCCTGAAGGTCGTGGGCTGTAACTGCCGCTGTGGGGCAATTCACGCAAAGATGACCGGTGTAATCCTCAAGGAGAACCCGTTTTACCGGATCATGAATGTGCGGAAAATTGGGCACCGGACATTCACTGGTATCGGCTCCCCCAACATCAACAAGGTAGGGAGCCTCCACTTCATCACAGGAAAGTAAGAAAGAGGATGCCAGAAGAAAGAGTGAAAAATATCCTGTATATTTCATTTCAATGTTCTTAAAAACTACTGGTCAATGTAAGTGTGAATCCATTGGAAGCCGGAACGTTCCGGCACACCCCCCCGACACAGATGATCCCCTCCCTCTGCCGGGCATACCGGAGCTCAATGCGGCTCGATTCATGCATAAATCCAAATCCGACATTATAATAATGGAAACGTTTGTCCTTGTCAGGGTTGCCATAATTATACTGATCAAATACCACGACAAACCAGTGCGGGGATATGGTATATTCAAGCAGCCCCATCGCCCAGTCGCCTTTGTCCTGCTGACTCCACAAATGCTGCAGCTCCGCGCGCAACGAATGTGTGTCATTGATCCGGTATACCAGATCCGCTACCGCCGTATGGGCATAAACGACAGGTTCACCCGTATGCCCTTCGATCACTTCAATGTTGTACATCTGGTACAAATAAAACAGGATCGCTTTGAAGGATGGGTTGAATTTCCGTGACAGCTCGACATTGAGTTCTTCATAGTACCTTGTATCCCCCCTGCCGAAAAGACCTGCTTCATAACCATCCGTGCCCGGCTGCCCAATGCTGGTCGTATCATTGACGGCCGATCGCTTGATATCATTT is part of the Bacteroidales bacterium genome and harbors:
- a CDS encoding Omp28 family outer membrane lipoprotein gives rise to the protein MKYTGYFSLFLLASSFLLSCDEVEAPYLVDVGGADTSECPVPNFPHIHDPVKRVLLEDYTGHLCVNCPTAAVTAHDLQAASGDRLVVISIHAGFFATPMGGNYTADFRTEAGNEWDTFFGISKVGNPNGMVDRIGYNSAHILSPGAWSDKIASQLEKEPELTVEIINDFQESDRKLCTHIQTVFVRETNRNLNLSVMITEDEIIAPQKNNNPDVGATPEILNYEHNHVLRSAINTPWGIQIAQRGVIMAKDTEVTKSYKVYLNEVWDPYKCRVVAFAYDADTYEVLQVSQVSVR